A single Cupriavidus sp. D39 DNA region contains:
- a CDS encoding SDR family oxidoreductase produces the protein MWNDNSLAGKRVLVTAGADGIGLEITRAFAQAGASVLVCDVQGASLERLAAELPAVHGCRADVSSEADVAAMFETVDRTLGGLDILVNNAGVAGPTGGVETLALADWERTLAVNITGQFLCTRLAVPRLRQGKSPAIVNLSSAAGHLGMPGRSVYSASKWAVIGFTKSLALELGADGIRVNAILPGAVDGPRIRAVIAAKAEALGKPLEDVTRAYTSQAALGRMVTARDIANMVLFASSDLAANVTGQELAVDGLTQALS, from the coding sequence ATGTGGAATGACAACTCTCTCGCGGGCAAGCGAGTCCTGGTGACCGCTGGCGCCGACGGCATCGGGCTGGAAATCACGCGGGCCTTCGCGCAGGCGGGCGCCAGTGTGCTCGTTTGCGATGTCCAGGGCGCCAGCCTGGAGCGCCTCGCGGCCGAGCTGCCGGCGGTGCATGGATGCCGGGCTGATGTGTCGAGCGAGGCCGACGTGGCCGCCATGTTCGAGACCGTCGATCGCACGCTCGGCGGCCTCGACATCCTCGTGAACAACGCCGGCGTGGCGGGCCCCACTGGTGGTGTCGAGACCCTGGCCCTGGCCGATTGGGAGCGCACGCTCGCGGTCAATATCACCGGTCAGTTCCTGTGCACCCGCCTGGCCGTGCCGCGCCTGCGCCAGGGAAAGAGCCCCGCTATCGTCAACCTGTCATCGGCTGCCGGCCACCTCGGCATGCCCGGGCGTTCGGTCTACTCGGCGTCCAAATGGGCGGTCATCGGATTCACCAAATCGCTGGCACTGGAACTCGGCGCCGACGGCATCCGCGTGAATGCCATCCTGCCCGGCGCGGTCGATGGCCCGCGCATCCGCGCGGTCATCGCGGCAAAAGCCGAGGCGCTGGGCAAGCCCCTGGAAGACGTCACGCGGGCCTACACGTCGCAAGCCGCGCTCGGGCGCATGGTGACGGCGCGCGATATCGCCAACATGGTGCTGTTCGCGTCCTCCGACCTGGCCGCCAACGTCACCGGCCAGGAGCTGGCGGTCGATGGCCTGACGCAAGCGCTTAGCTGA